The following proteins come from a genomic window of Rubinisphaera margarita:
- the rpsP gene encoding 30S ribosomal protein S16, which yields MSVRIRMKKLGRTHRPFFRICVMDSRVPRDGKTIEEIGTYDPMVREKSERVKVDLERVDYWLSVGAQPSEKVNVLIRKVRENDWGAVKQPPPMTAPKAPEPEAPAEEASAEETPAEEQPAEENSEG from the coding sequence GTGTCTGTTCGAATTCGAATGAAGAAACTGGGGCGAACGCATCGCCCGTTCTTTCGTATCTGCGTGATGGACTCGCGGGTACCACGTGACGGCAAGACGATCGAAGAAATCGGCACGTACGATCCCATGGTTCGTGAGAAGTCCGAACGCGTGAAAGTGGATCTGGAGCGGGTCGACTACTGGCTCTCCGTCGGCGCTCAGCCGTCTGAGAAGGTCAACGTCCTGATTCGTAAGGTCCGTGAAAACGATTGGGGTGCGGTCAAGCAGCCGCCCCCGATGACCGCTCCGAAGGCTCCGGAACCGGAAGCCCCGGCCGAAGAAGCCTCCGCCGAGGAGACACCAGCCGAAGAACAGCCGGCTGAAGAAAACAGCGAAGGCTAA
- the trmD gene encoding tRNA (guanosine(37)-N1)-methyltransferase TrmD has protein sequence MRFDVLTIFPGLFQGFLGESLLHKALQRQLLEIHLWNFRDWATDKHQSVDDRPYGGGPGMLLSCDPIFRCVEDVRQQGSSPGQLIMLTPNGRRLDQQLVEQLSEQERLILLCGRYEGFDHRIVEGLQPLEISIGDFICNGGEVPAMIIIEAVMRLIPGLLGDEESARLDSFSDPGQVEYPQYTRPRDYRGMQVPDVLLSGNHAEVERWRQKQSLDRTRRRQDDQAASNRESSSGSK, from the coding sequence GTGCGATTCGATGTGCTGACAATCTTCCCTGGTCTTTTCCAGGGATTCCTGGGCGAAAGCCTGCTGCACAAAGCATTGCAACGCCAGCTTCTCGAAATTCATTTGTGGAATTTTCGGGACTGGGCAACCGATAAACATCAATCAGTGGACGATCGCCCTTACGGCGGCGGCCCTGGCATGCTCCTCAGCTGCGATCCCATCTTTCGCTGTGTCGAAGATGTCCGCCAGCAGGGCAGTTCCCCCGGACAGTTGATTATGCTGACCCCGAACGGGCGGCGACTTGATCAGCAACTGGTGGAACAACTGTCAGAGCAGGAACGTCTGATTCTGCTCTGCGGACGGTATGAAGGATTCGATCACCGGATTGTCGAAGGGCTTCAGCCCCTGGAAATCTCGATCGGAGACTTCATCTGCAATGGCGGCGAAGTGCCTGCCATGATTATCATTGAAGCAGTCATGAGGCTCATCCCCGGACTGCTCGGTGATGAAGAGAGTGCCCGGTTGGATTCCTTTTCCGATCCGGGCCAGGTGGAATACCCGCAATACACGCGGCCTCGCGACTATCGGGGCATGCAGGTGCCGGACGTTCTGCTCAGCGGTAATCACGCCGAGGTCGAACGCTGGCGACAGAAACAGAGCCTGGATCGAACCAGGCGTCGACAGGACGATCAGGCGGCTTCGAACCGCGAGAGCTCTTCGGGCTCGAAATAA
- the rplS gene encoding 50S ribosomal protein L19: MRNRQELLKVAEETSLRETPLKFEIGDTVDVHTRILEGDKERIQVFNGVIIARRGGGTRENFTVRRIVAGEGVERTFPVHSPKVAEVVVLRHARVRRAKLFYLRDRVGKATRLRERRAKVGEVEVGTASK, encoded by the coding sequence ATGCGAAATCGACAGGAACTTTTGAAGGTTGCCGAAGAGACCAGTCTTCGCGAAACCCCGCTGAAATTCGAGATTGGCGACACCGTCGATGTGCACACCCGAATTCTGGAAGGCGACAAAGAACGCATCCAGGTTTTCAACGGTGTGATCATCGCACGCCGTGGTGGCGGAACCCGGGAAAACTTCACCGTTCGCCGCATCGTGGCTGGTGAAGGTGTCGAACGAACCTTCCCGGTTCACTCCCCGAAGGTGGCCGAAGTCGTCGTGCTGCGTCACGCTCGGGTTCGCCGCGCCAAGCTGTTCTATCTTCGTGACCGCGTCGGTAAGGCGACCCGTCTCCGCGAACGTCGCGCCAAGGTCGGTGAAGTCGAAGTCGGAACGGCCAGCAAGTAA
- a CDS encoding YraN family protein: MILSLIARLRSAFRRKPVSLGRRGEDEAVKFLKRLRMRIVARNHANRFGEIDIIARDGAQLVFVEVRTRSSQDHGTPAETVNHRKQQKLTRAATAFLQRHPERTSSPRFDVVTIVWTAERRIENIEHIRHAFEAAD; encoded by the coding sequence ATGATCCTCAGTCTGATCGCGCGACTCCGCAGTGCCTTCCGCAGGAAGCCTGTCTCGCTGGGGCGACGCGGCGAAGATGAAGCCGTGAAGTTTCTCAAACGGTTGAGAATGCGGATTGTCGCGCGAAATCATGCGAACCGATTTGGAGAAATCGACATCATTGCCCGGGACGGGGCTCAACTGGTCTTCGTTGAAGTTCGGACACGATCCTCCCAGGATCACGGGACACCTGCTGAAACGGTGAATCATCGCAAGCAGCAGAAACTGACGCGGGCAGCCACGGCTTTTCTTCAGCGTCATCCGGAAAGGACCTCGTCTCCGCGTTTCGACGTCGTTACGATTGTGTGGACTGCCGAGAGACGGATCGAGAACATCGAACACATCCGGCACGCCTTCGAGGCCGCCGACTAA
- the hisI gene encoding phosphoribosyl-AMP cyclohydrolase, which yields MTDTIQFAERGEKQQVEQGLELAPKFDSQGLLPAITTDFESGELLMVAYMNEEALKKTIEVGEAVYYSRSRQELWHKGKTSGHVQKVKEIRVDCDQDAIWLRVEQIGAGACHVGYNSCFFRSVDRDSVAADQPVSLKMAESEKTFDPDKVYKK from the coding sequence ATGACTGACACCATTCAATTCGCGGAACGCGGCGAGAAGCAGCAGGTCGAGCAGGGACTGGAACTGGCTCCGAAGTTTGACTCCCAGGGCCTTCTCCCGGCGATTACCACTGATTTCGAATCGGGCGAACTGCTGATGGTCGCCTATATGAACGAAGAAGCTCTTAAGAAGACCATCGAAGTTGGCGAAGCGGTCTACTACAGCCGCAGCCGACAGGAACTGTGGCACAAAGGGAAGACCAGCGGCCACGTGCAGAAGGTGAAAGAGATCCGCGTCGACTGCGATCAGGATGCGATCTGGCTGCGTGTTGAACAGATCGGGGCAGGGGCCTGTCACGTCGGTTACAACAGCTGCTTCTTCCGAAGCGTCGACCGGGACAGCGTCGCGGCTGATCAACCCGTATCTCTGAAGATGGCCGAATCGGAGAAGACGTTCGATCCGGACAAGGTTTACAAGAAGTAA
- a CDS encoding HD domain-containing protein has product MTRRRRTTDDPQQLRERIAREAARLIARRKVKTFHTARMRAMRWLSQQRLTSSEIPTQEEVMRELERLTASSDWDRQSNVQWLLDEAAIWVEPLNPLLWIDWQAVGRGEEIVGHWVLAAETDPEVQQILQSQTIGTQPSHAPEWAVAALNFSNGIPHRIYFDASLDAAAAPEKIERVVGSQPERFTRPVIATPVEDDEDSAIELSWGDQFRPLLESLADFTFNSEDHPEGDALYHSLQVYQLGRELHPYDVEFQWACLLHDIGYVVDARTPCEAALRVLEGRVTERVEFLVGNLEAGHQFLNGGSQAKSLRKSEDFGELLDLARCDRNGRQRGQSVPTLDEALAELEELEQFGEES; this is encoded by the coding sequence ATGACCAGACGACGTCGAACTACGGACGATCCGCAGCAACTGCGTGAGCGGATCGCCCGTGAAGCCGCCCGACTGATTGCTCGCCGCAAAGTCAAAACGTTTCACACCGCCCGCATGCGAGCCATGCGCTGGCTTAGTCAACAGCGGTTGACTTCCTCGGAAATCCCCACGCAGGAAGAGGTGATGCGGGAACTGGAGCGTCTCACCGCGTCTTCCGACTGGGACCGCCAAAGCAACGTGCAATGGCTCCTTGATGAAGCGGCGATCTGGGTGGAGCCTTTGAATCCACTGCTGTGGATCGACTGGCAGGCCGTTGGACGCGGCGAAGAGATCGTAGGACACTGGGTTCTCGCTGCGGAGACCGACCCCGAAGTCCAGCAGATTCTCCAGTCGCAGACGATTGGCACGCAACCCTCGCATGCTCCGGAGTGGGCCGTCGCGGCTCTGAACTTCTCCAACGGCATCCCCCATCGCATCTACTTCGATGCCTCTCTCGATGCCGCCGCTGCTCCGGAAAAAATCGAGCGAGTCGTTGGATCGCAACCGGAGCGTTTCACACGCCCTGTAATCGCCACGCCGGTGGAAGACGACGAGGACTCCGCCATCGAGCTGAGCTGGGGCGATCAGTTTCGTCCGTTGCTTGAAAGCCTGGCTGATTTCACATTCAACAGTGAGGACCATCCGGAAGGGGACGCCCTTTATCATTCGCTTCAGGTTTACCAACTGGGGCGAGAACTGCATCCCTATGATGTCGAATTTCAATGGGCCTGTCTGCTGCACGACATTGGCTACGTGGTCGATGCCCGCACTCCCTGTGAAGCGGCTCTGCGAGTCCTTGAAGGACGGGTGACTGAGCGGGTCGAGTTTCTCGTCGGCAATCTGGAAGCCGGCCATCAGTTTCTGAACGGGGGTTCTCAGGCCAAATCGCTGCGGAAGTCGGAAGATTTTGGTGAACTGCTCGATCTGGCTCGCTGCGATAGAAATGGTCGCCAGCGGGGTCAGTCGGTTCCGACACTTGACGAAGCACTCGCCGAACTTGAAGAACTGGAACAGTTCGGAGAAGAGAGCTGA
- a CDS encoding HD-GYP domain-containing protein yields MTTTATTEQPDVAEPAPDENGSTVVPLTELIVGRTVRQPIYDLNGILLLAENTVITSEMKLAIRKRGANKVRVSNQDLKRITLDRKLAEVSAPKVSFDQDLTRKLDAIVDGGLLSIKNTGPAVKNDVVFLGRKGYNQEQRQQLIDDHQKNGQALGDMLSEALRGETMDGSLVSTMAAHYLKEMTTDTDNVLTSAINQFSNDNIAANSLEVALLAMAIGIEMDLDAENSRHLAMAGIVHDWGMMRVPASIRLSAERLDAVEMLEIKKHPIHSLELLQRVSALPRVVSVISYQVHERLNGTGYPRGRRGQSIHPFARILQVADAFVGMTSPRPYRPPLTRYAAMECLLRQARERFVDPEVVRCMLKIQSLFPIGSFVLLSDDTVAQVMRRNLDHYTQPIVARVSDANGELVDRDADENKIDLHADESITVVRALPTPGSDEIDSVEEFLHSNLDQAPLPQ; encoded by the coding sequence ATGACTACGACTGCTACGACTGAACAACCCGACGTTGCCGAGCCGGCTCCGGACGAGAACGGCTCGACCGTCGTTCCGCTGACCGAACTGATCGTCGGGCGGACGGTTCGACAGCCGATTTATGACCTGAACGGCATCCTGCTGCTTGCAGAGAACACGGTCATTACGTCCGAAATGAAGCTGGCGATTCGGAAACGCGGCGCGAACAAGGTTCGCGTCAGCAATCAGGATCTCAAGCGGATCACGCTCGACCGCAAGCTGGCGGAAGTGTCAGCCCCCAAGGTGTCGTTCGATCAGGACCTGACCCGCAAACTCGATGCAATCGTTGATGGCGGACTGCTCTCGATCAAGAATACCGGCCCCGCAGTCAAAAACGACGTCGTCTTCCTGGGTCGAAAGGGATACAACCAGGAACAGCGACAGCAACTCATCGACGATCATCAGAAGAATGGTCAGGCTCTGGGCGATATGCTCAGTGAAGCTTTGCGCGGGGAAACCATGGATGGCTCGCTCGTTTCCACCATGGCGGCTCACTACCTCAAGGAAATGACGACCGACACAGACAATGTGCTGACCTCGGCCATCAACCAGTTCAGCAATGACAATATCGCCGCCAATTCGCTTGAGGTCGCTCTGCTGGCGATGGCCATTGGCATCGAGATGGATCTCGACGCGGAGAACTCGCGGCATCTGGCAATGGCCGGAATCGTGCACGACTGGGGCATGATGCGAGTCCCGGCTTCAATCCGTCTTTCGGCGGAGCGGCTCGATGCGGTCGAGATGCTGGAGATCAAGAAGCATCCGATTCATTCTCTGGAACTCCTGCAGCGGGTGTCCGCCCTTCCCCGTGTCGTCTCGGTGATTTCTTATCAGGTGCACGAGCGGCTCAACGGCACCGGTTACCCTCGAGGACGCCGCGGCCAGAGCATCCACCCCTTTGCACGTATTCTGCAGGTGGCCGATGCCTTCGTCGGGATGACGTCTCCCCGCCCCTACCGCCCGCCACTCACCCGCTATGCGGCTATGGAGTGCCTTCTCCGACAGGCCCGCGAACGTTTTGTCGATCCTGAAGTCGTCCGGTGCATGCTCAAGATTCAGTCGTTATTTCCCATCGGCAGTTTTGTCCTGCTGAGCGATGACACCGTGGCTCAGGTGATGCGTCGAAATCTCGACCACTACACCCAGCCGATTGTCGCCCGCGTTTCGGACGCCAATGGCGAGCTTGTTGACAGAGACGCCGACGAAAACAAGATCGATCTGCATGCGGACGAATCGATCACGGTCGTTCGCGCTTTACCGACTCCTGGCTCCGACGAGATCGATTCGGTCGAAGAATTCCTCCACTCCAACCTCGACCAGGCTCCGCTTCCGCAATAG
- a CDS encoding HD-GYP domain-containing protein: MTTPTAIDSSSNKLAPEQYDDTTLVSVNDLIIGKRIHFPLYDVNGVLLLAADSNITAEIKQAVRNRGETTVRVANDDVRRITIASQGDGQNHSLSLDCEMFRKLDAIIDGGLLTLKNKGEPVKETIKPIGRKAYDPEQRARLFESHQQNGLALGEMLAGVLRGQASDSATLSAVTSHYLHEMTIDSDNVLSSAISQFSEGDFVAHALETALLAMAIGIELGLDAENVRHLGMAGLVHDWGMMRVPAHIRENPDRLDSVAMLEIKKHPIHSLQLQEKISNLPRVVTIAAYQAHERMNGTGYPRGRSGESIHLFARILQVADAFVGMTSRRPYRPAMMRYAAMECLIRQAKERYVDGKVVRCLLKIQSLFPIGSYVSLSDGSVAVVIRRNKDLYTQPIVARIQDADGNTVDQEADENIIDLHEAEDLTVSQALPMPGSDEIEFGLDYYNSSLDKDLEE; this comes from the coding sequence ATGACGACGCCCACCGCGATCGATAGCTCGTCCAACAAGCTCGCTCCCGAACAGTATGACGACACCACGCTTGTTTCGGTCAACGATCTCATCATCGGGAAACGAATTCACTTCCCCCTGTACGACGTAAACGGGGTGCTTCTGCTCGCCGCCGATTCCAACATCACAGCTGAGATCAAACAGGCTGTCCGCAATCGCGGCGAAACTACCGTTCGCGTCGCCAACGACGACGTCCGTCGAATCACAATCGCCTCGCAGGGAGACGGTCAGAACCATTCGCTAAGTCTCGACTGCGAGATGTTCCGCAAGCTCGATGCCATCATCGATGGTGGCCTGCTGACTCTGAAAAACAAGGGCGAGCCTGTCAAAGAGACGATCAAACCGATCGGACGCAAAGCCTATGACCCCGAACAGAGAGCCCGCCTGTTCGAGAGTCATCAGCAGAATGGTCTGGCTCTGGGAGAAATGCTGGCAGGAGTTCTCCGCGGTCAGGCCTCAGACAGCGCTACGCTCTCAGCGGTGACTTCTCACTACCTGCACGAGATGACGATTGACAGCGACAATGTCCTCAGCTCTGCGATCAGTCAGTTTTCCGAAGGCGATTTTGTCGCACACGCGCTGGAAACAGCCTTGCTGGCAATGGCTATTGGTATCGAACTCGGTCTTGACGCCGAGAATGTGCGCCACCTGGGAATGGCCGGCCTGGTCCACGACTGGGGCATGATGCGGGTCCCGGCTCATATCCGCGAGAACCCCGACCGGCTCGATTCGGTCGCGATGCTCGAAATCAAGAAGCATCCGATCCATTCGCTGCAGTTGCAGGAGAAGATCAGCAATCTGCCCCGCGTTGTGACAATCGCCGCCTATCAGGCCCACGAACGAATGAACGGGACTGGTTATCCTCGCGGTCGCAGCGGAGAAAGCATCCACCTGTTCGCTCGCATCCTGCAGGTCGCTGATGCATTTGTCGGGATGACGTCACGCCGCCCCTACCGGCCGGCCATGATGCGTTACGCGGCCATGGAATGCCTGATCCGGCAAGCCAAAGAACGCTACGTCGACGGGAAGGTCGTCCGATGTCTGCTCAAGATTCAGTCCCTGTTCCCGATCGGCAGCTACGTGTCGCTGAGCGATGGTTCCGTCGCGGTGGTGATTCGACGGAACAAAGACTTATATACTCAGCCCATCGTGGCTCGCATTCAGGACGCCGACGGGAACACGGTCGACCAGGAAGCCGATGAGAACATCATCGATCTGCATGAGGCGGAAGACCTGACCGTTTCTCAGGCACTGCCGATGCCCGGTTCTGACGAAATCGAATTCGGGCTGGACTACTACAATTCCAGCCTCGACAAAGATCTCGAAGAATAG